The Caldisericia bacterium DNA segment TTCATAACCTCAAAACCTTTTTCAAAGTCTTCAAGTTTAAATTTATGAGTTATTACAGGGGTTATATCAAGTTTGCCAGATGAAAGGAGTTTCCTTACCTTAAACCATGTCCCAAATATTTTCCTTCCGTGAATTCCATACAATCTTAACTTCTTTAGAACCACATCATTTGTTATATCTATCTTTACATCTCCATCAAATATTCCAAGTAGTGAAATTCTTCCAAGGGGTGAAACAACTTTTAGCAAGTCCTTTAATCCTGCTTCACTTCCAGACATTTCAAGTCCAACATCTACGCCCATTCCTTTTGTTTCATCCATTACTCTCTCAACAAAGGACTCTTTCTTTACATTTACAGTTACATCTGCACCCAACTTTTTTGAAAGGTTGAGATGATAATCACTCAAGTCTGAAACAAATATTTTTGTTGCTCCAAGGACTCTGGAAAGAGCTACAGCCATTAAACCAATGGGACCAACGCCTACAATTGCCACACTTTTTCCAGATATATCCTCTGCAAGTACTGTATCTAAAGCATTGCCGAGGGGTTCCTGAATAGAAGCAACTTCCTCTGAAATATCTGGAGGATTTTTCCATACAACCCTTTCTGGAAGCACCACATATTCAGTAAACACACCGTCTCTATCCACTCCAATAACCTTTAGATTTTCACAGAGTTCCTGATTCCCGTTAAGACACATCCTGCAATGTCCGCAGTAGATGTGTGTTTCAGCTGAAACAAAATCCCCTGGTCTGAATCTTTTTACCCCTGAACCAACTTCAACTACTTCTCCTGAAAACTCATGTCCAACTATTAGTGGAGGTTTAATTCTATTTTTAGCCCACTCAGTCCAATCGTATATATGAACATCAGTTCCACATATACTTGCAGCCTTTATCTTTATTAATAATTCATCAGGTTGCTTTATCTCTGGTTCATCCACATTTTTAAGAACAAAACCCTTCCCTTCTCTTTCCTTAACTATTGCTTTCATACCTTCCTCATATAAGACCTAATTCTTTAACATGAAGCACATTTCTTTTATCTTTAAGAATTTCTTTAAGATGGTCATCTGCAGTTACAAGAAACGCCTTTTCTTTCTCAGCGAGAGCAACATAATATGCTTCTGTTATTGGTATTGCATATTTGAATGATATATAAACACTTTCTTTTATAGTTTCTGGATCAGCTTGTTTGATTTCAAAACCCATATCAAACAAACTCTTTACTCCTTCGTATACTTCTTCTTCTGTAAGGTCCACCTTGTATCTTAATACATTGGTGAATTCATAAAAAATAAAGTCCGGAATTATTATTTCAACAATTCCCTTTAAGTAATAATCTCTCAGTTTCTTCGCTTCTTTAACATACTTCTCCATCTTTTCCTTTCTAATCCACTTCAATACAACAGAAGTATCAATCACTACTCTTTCTGGAATCATTTTGTCTCCCTCCATCTCCTTAACACCTCACTACTATCCCAGACTATAGAGTCTTTTAATGCAAGTTTCTCTTGAATTTCTACAGCTTTAAGTACTTTTGGATTCATAGCGGGAGCTTTAAGAATTCTTGGTAGATACATCTGAAGTGCCTCCAGTAGGATTTCTTCCTTGCTCATTTTTCTTTTTTCCTCAACCTCTCTGAATTTTTCTTCCAATTCTTCGGTAAGGCTAATTTTTACTTCAAGCATACTCACCTCCTCCTTCATTTTATAATATTTTTCAATAAAAAAAAGCCCCTTTCGGGGCTTAAGGCATTATTATATTCTGTTTCTTCCCTATATCAAAGAAATCATATCTATAATAAAAAGATCCATCCTGAGTAGTAAGAAGAATATCCTGCTTTGTTATATAATCTTTATACTTTCCTGTTGATATTGTCCAGATTTCCGTATCAAATACTGGCTCTTTTAATTCATTCCCTTTCTTTAGTATCATTATAATTCTGTATCCAGTTGATTTGTATCCATTCACCATTTTGTTTCCCAGTTTTTCAATTTTGTACTCAAGGGGAAGAAGTGAGTCATTTTCGGTCGTGTAATTTTCAAAATCTCTTAAGGTATCTTTTGATGCCTTAAGATTCTGCTCAAAGTTGTTAAGAAGGTTATTGAAGAATCCCTTTAAACCTGGTTGATTCTTACTCCATGCGTCACCAACCTTCATTGCATAATCATCCCCTACCTTTATTACTTCAGTGGGGTTTTCTTCATCCTGAAGAGCAACAACTCTGATTTTATCGCCATTATCATCTTTCCATAGTTCAAAGACTTTCTTAGCCTCCTCTTTTTTTGGTCCAGCGTAAATGATAATATGGTAACTTTTAAGATCTGTGGGTGATTTAAATACCGGTTTTTCCTCTTTCTTTTTTATGGTAAGAGAAATTTCTACTGTTTCTCCAGCTTTAATCTCAACATCCTTCTTCACTGTTTCAAAGCCCTCTTTTTCTATTTTAAGAGTGTATGTACCAGGAGAAACTTCAATTAAAAAATTTCCATCATCAAGGGTTATATCTGTATTTTCTTCTCCCTCTCCTCCCTCAAGAGTAACAGTTGCTTCTGCCACCGGATTTCCTTCTGAATCCATAACTGTTCCTTTAATCTTCCCCGTCTCTGGCTTTTTAGGGCCACATCCATATGAGAAAGACAATGCTAAAAGTAAAATTGCAAGAATCAAGACTAAAGTTTTTTTCATAAAGTCACCTCCTCCTATTGTTTCTCTAATAATTTAACTATTTCCTCCGCAAAATGTTTCGCCATTTTTGGACCATTTCCAGTAACTATCCTTCCATCCACCTCAACACCTTTTCCTGTGTAATTTGCGCCGTTCTCTTTAAGTAGCTCTATTGCTTCCCTATCAGGATAAACAGTTGCCTTTTTATCTCTTAAGATTCCAGCTTTGGCAAGTACTACTGGTGAAAGACATATTGCTGCAACAATTTTTTCCAGTTCATAGGCTTTTTTTACAAAGTTTATAACTTCAGGACTGTTCCATAGATACTCTCTTGAGCCAACTCCTCCAACCACAACAACTGCGTCAAAATCTGATGGTCTTAAGTCAAGTATTGTATACTCCAGATTCACTTCTGCACCAAGCATTCCTTTTGCCTTACCAGTCCTTGTGGATGCAGTGGTTACAGATATTCCATAACTTTCAAATATCTCTTTTGGTATTTGATACTCTTCATCTCTAAAGTTTTCTGGTGCGATGATCATTACTATTTTCTTTCCCTTCAATTTCTCCATTTTTCCACCTCCTGAACATGAATAGGATGAGA contains these protein-coding regions:
- a CDS encoding carboxypeptidase regulatory-like domain-containing protein, with product MKKTLVLILAILLLALSFSYGCGPKKPETGKIKGTVMDSEGNPVAEATVTLEGGEGEENTDITLDDGNFLIEVSPGTYTLKIEKEGFETVKKDVEIKAGETVEISLTIKKKEEKPVFKSPTDLKSYHIIIYAGPKKEEAKKVFELWKDDNGDKIRVVALQDEENPTEVIKVGDDYAMKVGDAWSKNQPGLKGFFNNLLNNFEQNLKASKDTLRDFENYTTENDSLLPLEYKIEKLGNKMVNGYKSTGYRIIMILKKGNELKEPVFDTEIWTISTGKYKDYITKQDILLTTQDGSFYYRYDFFDIGKKQNIIMP
- the tdh gene encoding L-threonine 3-dehydrogenase, coding for MKAIVKEREGKGFVLKNVDEPEIKQPDELLIKIKAASICGTDVHIYDWTEWAKNRIKPPLIVGHEFSGEVVEVGSGVKRFRPGDFVSAETHIYCGHCRMCLNGNQELCENLKVIGVDRDGVFTEYVVLPERVVWKNPPDISEEVASIQEPLGNALDTVLAEDISGKSVAIVGVGPIGLMAVALSRVLGATKIFVSDLSDYHLNLSKKLGADVTVNVKKESFVERVMDETKGMGVDVGLEMSGSEAGLKDLLKVVSPLGRISLLGIFDGDVKIDITNDVVLKKLRLYGIHGRKIFGTWFKVRKLLSSGKLDITPVITHKFKLEDFEKGFEVMKNKESGKVILIP
- a CDS encoding ribbon-helix-helix protein, CopG family, which produces MLEVKISLTEELEEKFREVEEKRKMSKEEILLEALQMYLPRILKAPAMNPKVLKAVEIQEKLALKDSIVWDSSEVLRRWRETK
- a CDS encoding type II toxin-antitoxin system VapC family toxin, whose protein sequence is MIPERVVIDTSVVLKWIRKEKMEKYVKEAKKLRDYYLKGIVEIIIPDFIFYEFTNVLRYKVDLTEEEVYEGVKSLFDMGFEIKQADPETIKESVYISFKYAIPITEAYYVALAEKEKAFLVTADDHLKEILKDKRNVLHVKELGLI
- a CDS encoding DJ-1/PfpI family protein, which produces MKHVLALFLILIILFSSYSCSGGGKMEKLKGKKIVMIIAPENFRDEEYQIPKEIFESYGISVTTASTRTGKAKGMLGAEVNLEYTILDLRPSDFDAVVVVGGVGSREYLWNSPEVINFVKKAYELEKIVAAICLSPVVLAKAGILRDKKATVYPDREAIELLKENGANYTGKGVEVDGRIVTGNGPKMAKHFAEEIVKLLEKQ